TGTTCGTTCGTCCATAAGCGAGACCACCATCGACGGCCGACCCTGGTTCCGGGTCCTGGCCTATTTTCGAGGAACACCCAAGGATACCAGGGAGTTCAAGTCCAAACTGGCTTCCCTGGGGGTGACCAAGGCTCTGATGAAGAGCAAGATACCGCTATGAGGCCGACTGCCCTTGGGCAGGCGTTTTTTCACAATGACCGGATTCAGGTCGGAAAACTTCGGATCGGATGGAGGTGATGGATATGAATGGATTGAGCTTTGTGCCCACCCGGGCTTTTTTCACCCGAGGAATCGGTCGCCACAAGACCAAGCTCCAGTCCTTCGAGCTGGCATTGCGTGACGCCGGCATAGAAAAACAGAATCTGGTGTACGTCTCCAGTATCTATCCCCCGAAATGCAGGATGCTGACCATGGAGGAAGGAACCCGGCTGCTTCTCCCCGGACAGATCACCTTCTGCGTCATGGCCCGCAACGCCTGCGACGAAAAGGGACGTCTGGTGGGTTCGGCCGTGGGCATGGCCTTTCCTGCCGATGAGAGCAACTATGGCTATATCTCAGAGCATCACGCCTTCGGGGTGGAGGCCAAGGAACTGGGAGACTTCGCCGAGGACCTAGCCTCGACCATGCTGGCCACGACCCTGGGCATCGAT
This portion of the Deltaproteobacteria bacterium genome encodes:
- a CDS encoding arginine decarboxylase, pyruvoyl-dependent, with product MNGLSFVPTRAFFTRGIGRHKTKLQSFELALRDAGIEKQNLVYVSSIYPPKCRMLTMEEGTRLLLPGQITFCVMARNACDEKGRLVGSAVGMAFPADESNYGYISEHHAFGVEAKELGDFAEDLASTMLATTLGIDFDPEKHYDERREIYLMSGKIIESMSAPCVTVGENGMWTTTISAVVFIP